The genomic stretch TTGATCCTGTTCGTCGTCGCCGGCGCGCTCGAGTCGCGCGTACCGCTCCTGCCTGCCGCGGCGGCCCTCGCGGTGGCGGCAGGGCTCGGCGTCAAGGCGAGGATGGGGCGGCACCCGACGGCGGCCGACACGGAGCGTTTCCTCGTCGATCAGTTGGTGACGCGCGGCTATGCGGGGGCGTTCAAACTCTCGGGCTTGCAGAGCCGAGCGGCTCGCGGTTTCGGTCGGTTGCAGTTCAACGTGCGTTACGACGCCGAGTTGATCATGACCGAGCCGCTCTACAGGCCGGTGCAACTCACTCCGGAGATGACCGGTCGCTTCACGCCGCGCCGCATCTCGGCGCTCTGCTCCATCGCCAACCGGCTCGGCTCCGAGCTGGGGCCGAAGGCGGAAGGGATCGCCAAGACCGTGCCGCCGGATCCGTTCGAGTTTCGGTACGTCGAGGCCGCGAGCGCGCAGGGCCTCACGCTGAGGCTGGAGGGAGCGAGCGACGTGCGTTGGGGGCGAAGGGGTGTTTGGGTGTACGCGGACGACGGTCTTCCTACGGTGTTCGATCGGTTGCTCAAGACGGGGCTGCCGCGCGCGCGCTACGGGCACGCGGTGGTGCTCGATTCGAGCGACGGTCGTGTCTGGTTTCGCGACACCATGCGGGCGTGGGAGGCGTTCGAGGCACGCGTCGCCGAGCTGCAACGCAGCGCAGAAGAATCCCGCACGGAACGTGCCCGGGAGGTGGTCGTACGCTTCTTCGCCGAAGTGGCGACGGGTACCGTCTTTCACGGACAAGGTACCTCTGCCACCGGGCAGATGGGGCCCACGCCGTACTTCCTCGAGTTCACGGCGCTCGATGCCGGTGCGGGAGTGGCGACCTTTTCGTTGCGCAACGACAGCGGGTGGTCGCGAGCGCGTGCCTTCACGGGCGTGGTCTCCGGAGATCCGAGCGGCGAGTCCGCCGTGCTCACCGCTCATACACGCGCCGTCGATGCACGGCCCGAAGGCGGGCCTTTGCTCGAGGTGGGCGCGGATTTCGATCTGGACGTGCGTTGGCTGGCCGAGGCCGGGGGCGGGCTGCTCGGGACATGCGGTGACGTGGTCTTGAAGCTCGATCCGCTCACGCCGGATCAGACCGTCGAGCGGCGTGCGTCGGTCTATCCGCGGGAGGGGTTGTTGCGGGTCGCGATGCAGGCCGGAGCGACGTTTGCCGGGACGTTGCGGGGTGATGGCGTGATCGAGACCTTCACGCTGGCGTTTCGTGAATCGGACGAAGGGACGTCCGAGGCGGAGGTGCGTTGTGGATCCGAGATGTTGCGCTACGCAGTGGAGCCGGCCGGCAGCCCGTATGCGCAAGAGCGGTGCGACATCGTCTTGCGTCGCGCGGAAGGTGGCGAGGCGGGCGTGTTTGCATCCATCTGTTGGATACGTCTCGACCTACGCGGAGGAGACTGGGAAGGGCGAGCCGGTCCGGGCGAAGTGGAGAAGCAGGTGCGCCTGAGGCGCGTGCGGAGTGTTTGAGCCGTCGTCGGGGCTGTGGCGACGCTTTGCGCCGCGGGAGCGAATCAGCGGCGCGCGTGCGCCTTCATCAGCGCGCGTCCGAGAGCGAGGTCGACCTTGTTGCGCGCGTGGTTGATGTTCTGACGCAGCGTGCGTCGCACCGCCTCGGCGTCGTGTCGCTCGAGAGCGTCGAGGACGGCGAGGTGTTCGCCCGCGGTTTCCTGGACGCGATGCGGGGTCGTGATGACCGCGAGGCGGACGAAGCGCAGTCGGTCGTTGATCTCGCGCAGGGCTTCGGTGATGCGGCGGTTGCCGGTCGCCTGTGCGAGTCCGAGATGAAAATCCGAGTCGGCTTGGACGAGGGCGTCGCCGTCCATCGCTTCGTCGGCGCGTACGGCGAGCAGTCGCTCCCAACACGCGCGTTGGCTCGCGACCCAATCCGGGGGGAGCGTCTTGTGCACGAGCGTCTCTCCGACGTAGAGCTCGAGGGCGAGGCGCAACTCGTAGAGTTCGTGCGTATCTTCGACGTCGGGCTGCTTCACGAAACACCCTTGGTTGGGCACCTTGTCGACCAACCCTTGTTCGGCGAGGGCGCGCAGCGCTTCCCGGATGGGAATGCGGCTGGCGGCGAACTCGGCGCACAGCGCCTGCTCGCCGAGATGATGGCCGGGCGGATAATGCCACTCCAGGATCCGCCGACGAAGTTCGGCGGAGATGTCGGTGCGCGGCGGAACTTTCGCGACGTCCCGAGACGAAGAAGCCTCCGACAAATCCGATGCGACGCGCGGCATGGGCGGAAACATCGGATGATGTTGATCATCAGGGCAACACCGAAGAACAACCACGCATCCGAGGCGGTCTACGTAATTGTATACAATTCGGCATGCAGGCTGCTGGAAGCGGCGTGAACTATTCTCCTCAACGCTGCCGATCCCTCGTCCCGCTCATGCCTTCCCGCTTTCGTCAGGCTTCGATCCACCGACCCGATCGTTCGGGTCGTTTCATCCTCACCGGCGCTGCCGCAGCGCTTTTCGCCCTCGCCGACCTCGAGGCGCAAACCGCCGCGGGCGACGTCGTCGAACTCGAAGAACTCGTCACCACCGCCGAAGCGGCGGACATCTACGACGTGTTGCCTTCACGCGAGACCGCCAGCGTCTTCGGCACTTCGCGCAACCCGATCGAGACACCGCGCTCGCTCACCATGATCGAGAGCTCGCTCGTCGACCTCTTCGGCATCCGCAGCGTCAACGACTTCGTCGCGATGACGGCGGGATCCTTCACGGGCAATTACTTCGGAGTCGCCGGCGCGCTCGACGTGCGCGGCGAACGCGCCGACAACTTCTTCCGGGGATTCAGGCGCATCGAAAACCGCGGCAACTTCCCCACGCCGATCGCCTCGACCGACTTCGTCGAGATCGTGAAGGGACCTCCGCCGCCGGTCTACGGAGGCGGCAAGGTCGGAGGGATTCTCAATTTCATTCCGAAGACCGCGAAGAGTAAGACCGCCAAGTTCATCGACCGGCCGACCGGCGTGATCACCGCGACGGTGGGGAGTTACTCGAAGCTCTCGGGCAGCATCGAGTACGGCCTGCCGTTCTCGATCGGCGGCAAGGACTCCGGTGCCTACTTCTTCGTCCAAGGCGAGGATTCCGAGCACTACTACGACGGCATCTACAACAAGAACCTCCTGGTCCAACTCGCCGTCGACACGCAGCTCACCGACACCGTGCTGCTGGAGTACGGCTTCATGGCCCAGTGGGCGGACCTCAACCAGAGCCTCGGATGGAATCGCGTGACGCAGGAGTTGATCGACAGCAAGGGTGGTCGCTACCTCGCCGGTCGCGCCGCGCTCGATCTCGATGCGAACGGGGACGGGTTTCTTTCTCCGGCGGAAGTGGGGCCGTACGCGTTGGAGCAGTTCGCGTTCGCGTCTCCGTTTCCGTACGACGCGTTGACCGCGAACCAACAGGCCGCCTTCGCGCTCGATCCGTCGACCGTGCGCTACGTTTCCATCGATCACCACACGGTGCAGGCCGAAGCGATCGACTTCTCCAAGACCGACGCCTTCACCGCCTACTTCGACGTGACCAAGGACGTGGGCCTCAACCTCGTGCTGAAGAACCAGACCTTCTACGACTCGATGAACCACACCAAATACTCGAGTTACGGATTCACCGCGGACTACGTGGCGATGGCGCTGGAAAACAAGACGACGGCGGTACTGAAACTCGAACCAAGCGACAACCTGCTCCTCGACACCATGTTCGGGTTTTCGTGGCGCTGGTCGGACGGCGACGAGCGCGAGTCGCGCGGGCGCGGTTACCAGGTGCTCGATCGGCGTGACATCTCCGCCGGGGCGACCGGCAACGACCGCTTCGAGGGCGCGCACACCGGCACGGGCGCCGTACCGTACAACTGGCGTCAGGAGGGCGACTTCACCGACCTCGGCGTGTTCGCGTTGGTCGACGGTCGCGTGTCCGAGAAGCTCGGCTTCGTGGTGAGCGGCCGGTGGGATTCGTACGAGGCCGACACGGTGGGCACGAACACCTCGGCGGTCTTCGGGCAGGCCGACGCACGTGACGACGCGTTCACCTACAACGCGAGTCTCACCTACCAGTTGCCCGGCGGCGTGAACGCCTACCTCACGCACGCGGAGTCGAGCTACCTCGAACTCGGGCAGGGTGGAATGATCGCCAAGGATCTCGTCGCCGACGGCACGTGGTTGCAGGACTCGAAACTCACCGAGATCGGGCTCAAGGGCTCGCTTCTGGACCGGCGGCTCTACGCGACCGTCGCTTGGTACGAGCAGGAGAAATCCAGCTACAACACGCAGGCCGGCGCCTACGACTTCTACCGATCCAAGGGGCTGGAGGTGGAAGCGCGTTACGCGCCGAATCGGTCGCTCAGCTTCACCGCGGCGGCGACGTGGCAGAAGTCGGAGTTGCTCAATCCTCCGTTCTTCCTCGGCATCCCGCCGGAGGTGCTCGGGCTCGATCCGGCTCTCGTCTACGGCGGTCGCTTCGTCGGTCTCGGAACGACGCTCGGAGTTTCGGCTCCGGTCGACGCACCAACGCCCGAGCGGGTCTTCTCTCTCAACGCCACCTACACCGCGCCGCGGGGTTGGGGCCTGTCGCTCGGGGGAACCTACGTGTCGTCGTTCTTTTCCGGATACGCCCAAGCGGTGACGCTCCCGTCGTACTTCGTCACGCGCGCGGCGGCTTTCTACAACACGGGGCCGTGGTCGTTTCGCCTCAACGCGAACAACCTCTTCGACGAGAAGTACTACAATCCCCAGTTCCTGTTCTGGGACGTCTTCGTGAGTCCGAGCGTGGGACCGACGGCCGAGTTGACCGTCTCCTACCGCTGGTGACCGAAGCCCGCACCCGAGTCCGCGCGGGTCGGTCGAGCATCGACCGGCCCGCCATCTGCTCGGGAAAAACCGCATCGATTCCGCCTCGCGCCCAACCGGACATGTTCGAAATCAACCGCCCCGACGTCGTCGCCGAAGTGACCGCATGTTGTGACGCCTACGAACGCGCGCTCGTGGCCAACGAGGTGGCACGACTTCGTGAGTTCTTTTGGGATTCGCCGCACACGATTCGTTTCGGAGCCACGGAGCAGCTCTACGGTGCGGAGGAGATCGCGGCGTTCAGGCAAGCGCGAGTCGTCGATTTCTCCGGACGGCGCGTGCTGCGCTCCAGCGTGCTCGCCTTGGGAGGCGACGTGGCCGTGGCGATGCTGGAATTCGAGACCACGATCGCGGGACGCGTCCGCCACGGACGTCAGACGCAAGTCTGGGCGCGGATTCCGGAAGTCGGTTGGCGTGTGACCTCGGCGCACGTCTCGCGGCTGACCGTCTCCGAGATGGTCGAGGACTACGCGGATGCGGCCGCCTCGTTGGTGCTCGCGCCGCTCGCCCCGGAACACCGCCCCGGCGTGGTGCAGGCACTCGGAACCGCGGCGGCGTTGGCGGCTCCGCTGCTCGCGTTCGAACTGCCCGCCGACATCGAGGTCGCGCCGGTCTTCACGCCATGACCTTCCAATCGCCCACGGCCACCGGTGCCGAGATCGCAGCGGCGGTCCGCGAGCGGCGCGTGACCGCGCGCGAAGTGACCGAGGAAACGCTCGCGCGTGTCGCGGACACACATACCGCGCTCAACGCCTTCACCACCGTGACGGCTGAGCGCGCCCTCGCAGAGGCCGATGTGGTCGACGCGGCAGTCGCCGCCGGTCGCGATCCCGGCCCGTTGGCGGGAGTGCCGTATTCGGTGAAGAACCTCTTCGACCTCGAAGGCGTCGTGACCGTCGCGGGATCGAAGATCAATCGCGACGATCCACCGGCGCGGGCGGATGCGACTTGCGTGGCGCGCCTGCGCGCCGCCGGTGCCGTGTGCCTCGGTGCGGTCAACATGGGCGAATACGCCTACGACTTCGTCACGCAGAACGCGCACGACGGCACGACGCGCAATCCACGCGATCTCCAGCGCTCGGCCGGCGGTTCGTCCGGCGGCTCGGGTGCGGCCGTCGCCGCCGGACTCGGGGCGATCTCGATCGGCACCGACACCAACGGATCGATCCGCGTGCCGTCGTCGTTCTGCGGCGTGTGGGGCCTCAAGCCGACCTACGGACGGCTGTCGCGGGCAGGTGCGTTTCCGTTCGTCGACAGTCTCGACGCGATCGGGCCGCTGGCACGTTGCGTGGCGGATCTCGCGACGTGTTTCGACGTGATGCAAGGGCCCGATCCACGCGATCCGGTGGTGACCTCGCGGGCGGTCGAGCGGATCGGTGTTCGCTTCGAGACGCAGGACGAATCGTCCGATCTCCGGATCGCGACGCTCGGAGGCTACTTCGGCTCGGGCGGCGAAGCGGAGGTGCACGAGGCGGTCGCACGGGTGGCGCGTGCTTTGGGAGTGGGGCGCGAGGTGGAGTTGCCGCAGCCGGCGCTGGCGAGAACCGCGGCATATCTGATCACCGCCGCCGAAGGCGGGGCGCTCCATCGCGAGCGTCTGCTCGCGCGCGCGGAGGACTTCGATCCGGCGGCGCGGGATCGCCTCATCGCCGGCGCACTGGCCCCGGCCGCGTGGTACGTGCAGGCGCAAAAGTTTCGGGCGTGGTGGAAGGAACAGGTCGCACGCGTCTTCCGCGAAGTCGACGTGCTGATCGCGCCCGCCACGCCGATCCGCGCACCTATCATCGGACAGAGCACGCTCGTCTTCGCGGGCCGCGAGCTGCCGTTGAGACCCAACATCGGAGTGTTCACTCAACCGATCACCTTGATCGGACTGCCCGTAGTGGCTGCGCCGATACGGATGCCGGACGGTCTCCCGGTCGCGGTGCAACTCGTCGGCCCGCCGTACTCGGAACTGCGTTTGTTGCGCGTGGCGCGGGCGTTGGAACGTGCGGGCGTCTGTGCCGCTGCGCCGGAGTCGCGGCTACCTTCGGCGGGCACGCCGGTCGTCTGATCATGAATACGTTCTCCATCCCAGCCGAACCCTACGATTTCGCGCTCCGGCCGGATGCGTGTGCGCTGCTGGTCATCGACATGCAGCGCGACTTCCTGGAGCCCGGTGGATTCGGGGAGTCTTTGGGCAACGACGTCTCTCTCTTGCGTCGGACCATCGCGCCGATCCGGACGTTGCTCGCCGCGT from Opitutales bacterium ASA1 encodes the following:
- a CDS encoding GntR family transcriptional regulator, translated to MPRVASDLSEASSSRDVAKVPPRTDISAELRRRILEWHYPPGHHLGEQALCAEFAASRIPIREALRALAEQGLVDKVPNQGCFVKQPDVEDTHELYELRLALELYVGETLVHKTLPPDWVASQRACWERLLAVRADEAMDGDALVQADSDFHLGLAQATGNRRITEALREINDRLRFVRLAVITTPHRVQETAGEHLAVLDALERHDAEAVRRTLRQNINHARNKVDLALGRALMKAHARR
- a CDS encoding TonB-dependent receptor, producing the protein MPSRFRQASIHRPDRSGRFILTGAAAALFALADLEAQTAAGDVVELEELVTTAEAADIYDVLPSRETASVFGTSRNPIETPRSLTMIESSLVDLFGIRSVNDFVAMTAGSFTGNYFGVAGALDVRGERADNFFRGFRRIENRGNFPTPIASTDFVEIVKGPPPPVYGGGKVGGILNFIPKTAKSKTAKFIDRPTGVITATVGSYSKLSGSIEYGLPFSIGGKDSGAYFFVQGEDSEHYYDGIYNKNLLVQLAVDTQLTDTVLLEYGFMAQWADLNQSLGWNRVTQELIDSKGGRYLAGRAALDLDANGDGFLSPAEVGPYALEQFAFASPFPYDALTANQQAAFALDPSTVRYVSIDHHTVQAEAIDFSKTDAFTAYFDVTKDVGLNLVLKNQTFYDSMNHTKYSSYGFTADYVAMALENKTTAVLKLEPSDNLLLDTMFGFSWRWSDGDERESRGRGYQVLDRRDISAGATGNDRFEGAHTGTGAVPYNWRQEGDFTDLGVFALVDGRVSEKLGFVVSGRWDSYEADTVGTNTSAVFGQADARDDAFTYNASLTYQLPGGVNAYLTHAESSYLELGQGGMIAKDLVADGTWLQDSKLTEIGLKGSLLDRRLYATVAWYEQEKSSYNTQAGAYDFYRSKGLEVEARYAPNRSLSFTAAATWQKSELLNPPFFLGIPPEVLGLDPALVYGGRFVGLGTTLGVSAPVDAPTPERVFSLNATYTAPRGWGLSLGGTYVSSFFSGYAQAVTLPSYFVTRAAAFYNTGPWSFRLNANNLFDEKYYNPQFLFWDVFVSPSVGPTAELTVSYRW
- a CDS encoding AtzE family amidohydrolase encodes the protein MTFQSPTATGAEIAAAVRERRVTAREVTEETLARVADTHTALNAFTTVTAERALAEADVVDAAVAAGRDPGPLAGVPYSVKNLFDLEGVVTVAGSKINRDDPPARADATCVARLRAAGAVCLGAVNMGEYAYDFVTQNAHDGTTRNPRDLQRSAGGSSGGSGAAVAAGLGAISIGTDTNGSIRVPSSFCGVWGLKPTYGRLSRAGAFPFVDSLDAIGPLARCVADLATCFDVMQGPDPRDPVVTSRAVERIGVRFETQDESSDLRIATLGGYFGSGGEAEVHEAVARVARALGVGREVELPQPALARTAAYLITAAEGGALHRERLLARAEDFDPAARDRLIAGALAPAAWYVQAQKFRAWWKEQVARVFREVDVLIAPATPIRAPIIGQSTLVFAGRELPLRPNIGVFTQPITLIGLPVVAAPIRMPDGLPVAVQLVGPPYSELRLLRVARALERAGVCAAAPESRLPSAGTPVV